From a region of the Equus przewalskii isolate Varuska chromosome 2, EquPr2, whole genome shotgun sequence genome:
- the ZFP69B gene encoding zinc finger protein 69 homolog B, which produces MLQRLLITLPTEASTWVKLHHPKKAKEAVPLWEGVTKMFEGEALLSQNADETQGERFEDDVASGPSTAEFQELLTFKDISVDFTQEEWGQLAPGHRTLYREVMLENYGNLVSVGYQLSKPGVISQLEKGEEPWLIEREISDGPTSDLESKTETKESPLKNDVSWDELHHGLMMERSTRGSMLYSPLGRVSKCDKLKSHQENQGMGEGQIPLTHKNTPTQERDRESNRFERSINVSSEVIPGPVGPPRKRNHEYDISGKRSRYSLDLINHSKSHTRMKTFECNICEKIFKQLIHLTEHMRIHTGEKPFRCKECGKAFSQSSSLIPHQRIHTGEKPYECKECGKTFRHPSSLTQHVRIHTGEKPYECGVCEKAFSQSIGLIQHLRTHVREKPFTCKNCGKAFFQIRHLRQHEIIHTGVKPYICKVCSKTFSHSTYLTQHQRTHTGERPYKCKECGKAFSQRIHLSIHQRVHTGVKPYECSHCGKAFRHDSSFAKHQRIHTGEKPYDCNECGKAFSCSSSLIRHCKTHLRNTFSNDM; this is translated from the exons ATGCTGCAGCGGCTTCTGATCACCCTGCCCACCGAGGCCAGCACCTGGGTGAAGTTGCACCATCCGAAGAAGGCCAAGGAGGCGGTGCCCCTGTGGGAGGGGGTGACTAAGATGTTTGAAGGAGAAG ctctgCTGTCTCAGAATGCTGATGAGACTCAGGGAGAACGTTTTGAGGATGACGTGGCCTCTGGGCCCTCAACAGCAGAATTCCAG GAACTGTTGACCTTCAAGGACATATCTGTGGACTTCACCCAGGAGGAGTGGGGGCAGCTGGCCCCTGGTCACCGGACTCTGTACCGggaggtgatgctggagaactacgGGAACCTGGTCTCAGTGG GATATCAGCTTTCCAAACCTGGTGTGATTTCCCagctggagaaaggagaagaaccATGGCTGATCGAGAGAGAGATTTCAGACGGTCCAACTTCAG ACTTGGAGAGTAAAACAGAAACCAAAGAGTCACCCTTAAAGAATGACGTGTCATGGGATGAATTACACCATGGCCTGATGATGGAAAGGTCCACAAGAGGAAGCATGTTGTATTCTCCATTGGGAAGAGTCTCAAAATGTGATAAGTTAAAAAGCCACCAGGAAAATCAAGGAATGGGTGAAGGGCAGATCCCCTTGACCCACAAGAACACACCCACTCAGGAGAGAGACCGAGAATCTAACAGATTTGAGAGAAGTATTAATGTGAGCTCAGAAGTTATTCCAGGACCAGTAGGTCctccaagaaaaagaaaccatgaatATGACATATCTGGAAAGAGAAGTAGATACAGTTTAGATTTAATTAATCATTCAAAGAGTCATACAAGAATGAAAACCTTTGAATGTAATATTTGTGAAAAAATCTTCAAACAGCTCATTCACCTTACAGAACACatgagaattcatactggagagaaaccgtTCAGatgtaaagaatgtggaaaagcctttagcCAAAGTTCATCCCTTATTCCacatcagagaatccacactggcgagaaaccctatgaatgtaaggaatgtgggaaaaccttcagACATCCGTCATCTCTTACTCAACATGTTAGAATTCATACTggggagaagccctatgaatgtgGTGTATGTGAGAAAGCATTCAGCCAGAGCATTGGGCTGATCCAGCATTTGAGAACTCACGTTAGAGAGAAACCTTTTACATGCAAAAACTGTGGAAAAGCATTTTTCCAGATTAGACACCTTAGGCAACATGAAATTATTCACACTGGTGTGAAACCTTATATTTGTAAGGTATGCAGTAAAACCTTCAGCCATAGCACGTACCTAACTCAACACCAGAGAACTCATACTGGGGAAAGaccatataaatgtaaggaatgtgggaaagccttcagccagAGAATACATCTTTCTATCCATCAGAGAGTCCACACTGGAGTGAAACCTTATGAATGCAGTCattgtgggaaagcctttaggCATGATTCATCCTTTGCtaaacatcagagaattcatactggagaaaaaccttatgactgtaatgaatgtggaaaagccttcagctGCAGTTCGTCACTTATTAGACATTGCAAAACacatttaagaaatacttttagCAATGATATGtga